A region from the Musa acuminata AAA Group cultivar baxijiao chromosome BXJ1-10, Cavendish_Baxijiao_AAA, whole genome shotgun sequence genome encodes:
- the LOC103969048 gene encoding nucleotide-sugar uncharacterized transporter 2 isoform X1, protein MLCSRMVMNFILRKDVRGFHKGKDSDPGDRGRAFEDIEASLSELHSFEGARRLQQRVCGPTVALSFNFLVSVGIIMMNKLVLGKVGFNYPIFLTFIHYSLSWLLMAILKAFFLLPASPPSKSTPFSSLLALGIVMSLSSGLANVSLKCNSVGFYQMAKIAVTPTIVLAEFMFFRKTVSYQKVLALTIVSAGVAVATVTDLEFNLFGACIALAWIIPSAVNKILWSNLQQQHNWTALALMWKTTPVTLFFLVGLMPWLDPPGALSFRWNSTNSSAIFMSAVLGFLLQWSGALALGATSATSHVVLGQFKTCVILLGGFLLFYSNPGISSICGAVTALGGMSLYTYLNLSTSHKQGAKPAK, encoded by the exons ATGAACTTTATCCTGCGGAAAGATGTCAGGGGATTCCACAAGGGCAAAGATAGCGACCCCGGAGACCGAG GTAGAGCATTCGAGGATATTGAAGCTTCTCTCAGTGAACTGCACTCGTTTGAGGGTGCGAGACGTTTGCAGCAACGTGTTTGTGGCCCAACAGTTGCTTTAAGTTTCAATTTCTTGGTTTCTGTTGGCATTATCATGATGAACAAATTG GTGCTTGGGAAAGTAGGGTTTAACTACCCCATCTTTCTCACCTTTATCCATTACTCTTTGAGCTGGTTATTAATGGCTATCTTGAAGGCATTCTTCCTCCTTCCAGCCTCACCTCCTTCCAAGTCAACTCCATTCTCTTCCCTGTTGGCTCTTGGCATTGTGATGTCCCTTTCTAGTGGCCTTGCTAATGTCAGCTTGAAATGCAACAG TGTGGGATTCTATCAGATGGCTAAAATTGCAGTGACACCAACAATTGTTCTAGCTGAATTCATGTTCTTCAGAAAGACAGTCTCCTATCAGAAG GTGCTGGCTTTAACTATAGTGTCTGCTGGTGTTGCTGTTGCAACAGTTACAGACCTTGAATTCAACTTATTTGGTGCTTGCATAGCGTTAGCATGGATAATACCTAGTGCTGTTAATAAGATTCTATGGTCAAATCTACAGCAGCAGCATAATTGGACTGCCCTGGC ATTAATGTGGAAGACCACACCAGTCACACTCTTCTTTCTGGTTGGATTGATGCCTTGGCTTGACCCACCAGGTGCTCTTTCGTTTCGATGGAATTCGACCAATTCGTCTGCTATTTTCATGTCAGCTGTCCTTGGATTCCTGCTTCAGTGGTCTGGTGCTTTGGCTCTTGG GGCAACATCTGCAACTTCCCATGTCGTTCTTGGACAGTTCAAAACATGTGTCATCCTTCTCGGAGGATTCCTTCTTTTTTATTCTAATCCAGGAATCTCTAGCATCTGTGGAGCTGTCACAGCTCTGGGAGGGATGTCATTGTACACATACCTCAACCTATCGACCTCTCATAAACAAGGAGCCAAGCCAGCAAAATGA
- the LOC103969048 gene encoding nucleotide-sugar uncharacterized transporter 2 isoform X2: MLCSRMVMNFILRKDVRGFHKGKDSDPGDRGRAFEDIEASLSELHSFEGARRLQQRVCGPTVALSFNFLVSVGIIMMNKLVLGKVGFNYPIFLTFIHYSLSWLLMAILKAFFLLPASPPSKSTPFSSLLALGIVMSLSSGLANVSLKCNSVGFYQMAKIAVTPTIVLAEFMFFRKTVSYQKVLALTIVSAGVAVATVTDLEFNLFGACIALAWIIPSAVNKILWSNLQQQHNWTALALMWKTTPVTLFFLVGLMPWLDPPGALSFRWNSTNSSAIFMSAVLGFLLQWSGALALG, encoded by the exons ATGAACTTTATCCTGCGGAAAGATGTCAGGGGATTCCACAAGGGCAAAGATAGCGACCCCGGAGACCGAG GTAGAGCATTCGAGGATATTGAAGCTTCTCTCAGTGAACTGCACTCGTTTGAGGGTGCGAGACGTTTGCAGCAACGTGTTTGTGGCCCAACAGTTGCTTTAAGTTTCAATTTCTTGGTTTCTGTTGGCATTATCATGATGAACAAATTG GTGCTTGGGAAAGTAGGGTTTAACTACCCCATCTTTCTCACCTTTATCCATTACTCTTTGAGCTGGTTATTAATGGCTATCTTGAAGGCATTCTTCCTCCTTCCAGCCTCACCTCCTTCCAAGTCAACTCCATTCTCTTCCCTGTTGGCTCTTGGCATTGTGATGTCCCTTTCTAGTGGCCTTGCTAATGTCAGCTTGAAATGCAACAG TGTGGGATTCTATCAGATGGCTAAAATTGCAGTGACACCAACAATTGTTCTAGCTGAATTCATGTTCTTCAGAAAGACAGTCTCCTATCAGAAG GTGCTGGCTTTAACTATAGTGTCTGCTGGTGTTGCTGTTGCAACAGTTACAGACCTTGAATTCAACTTATTTGGTGCTTGCATAGCGTTAGCATGGATAATACCTAGTGCTGTTAATAAGATTCTATGGTCAAATCTACAGCAGCAGCATAATTGGACTGCCCTGGC ATTAATGTGGAAGACCACACCAGTCACACTCTTCTTTCTGGTTGGATTGATGCCTTGGCTTGACCCACCAGGTGCTCTTTCGTTTCGATGGAATTCGACCAATTCGTCTGCTATTTTCATGTCAGCTGTCCTTGGATTCCTGCTTCAGTGGTCTGGTGCTTTGGCTCTTGGGTAA
- the LOC103969049 gene encoding WRKY transcription factor WRKY51 has product MMAVDLMGYAKMDDQIAIQEADAAGIRSMEHLISRLPHHHQQQLDCLEITDQAVSKFKKVISFLNRTGHARFRRSTTSPPSEPPAEPSLPEAAKTLTLAPIPLRVKPPSYPLPPPARTLTVDFTEPINCGEVSPPSQYSKECFSITTPMSSATSSFMSSVTGDASVSNGRFGAASFLFPPPAAAISAGKPPLSSALKRRCHEHDHANSEHVTGRYAVPGARCHCSKRRKSRVKRTIRVPAISSKVADIPPDDYSWRKYGQKPIKGSPYPRGYYKCSSVRGCPARKHVERAPDDPTMLIVTYEGEHRHTPTGAAPEPIPAAAI; this is encoded by the exons ATGATGGCTGTTGATCTGATGGGGTACGCCAAGATGGACGACCAGATTGCTATCCAGGAGGCCGACGCCGCTGGGATTCGCTCCATGGAGCACCTCATCAGTCGCCTCCCCCACCACCACCAGCAGCAACTCGACTGCCTCGAGATCACCGACCAAGCCGTCTCCAAATTCAAGAAGGTCATCTCCTTCCTCAACCGCACCGGACACGCCCGCTTCCGCCGCAGCACCACCTCGCCGCCGTCGGAACCGCCGGCCGAGCCGTCGCTTCCCGAAGCAGCGAAGACCCTCACCCTCGCCCCGATCCCGCTCCGGGTCAAGCCCCCCAGTTATCCCCTGCCGCCGCCAGCACGGACGTTGACGGTGGATTTCACCGAGCCGATCAACTGCGGCGAGGTGTCACCTCCGAGCCAGTACAGCAAGGAGTGCTTCAGCATCACGACGCCGATGTCGTCTGCGACGTCCTCGTTCATGTCGTCCGTCACCGGTGACGCTAGCGTGTCGAACGGCCGGTTCGGAGCCGCCTCCTTCCTCTTCCCCCCGCCCGCCGCCGCGATATCTGCTGGCAAGCCGCCACTCTCGTCCGCGCTCAAGCGACGGTGCCATGAGCACGACCACGCGAATTCCGAGCACGTGACCGGAAGGTACGCCGTCCCCGGCGCCCGCTGCCACTGCTCCAAGAGAAG GAAATCGAGGGTTAAGCGGACGATCCGCGTGCCGGCGATAAGCTCGAAGGTGGCCGACATCCCCCCGGACGACTACTCGTGGCGCAAGTACGGGCAGAAGCCGATCAAGGGATCCCCGTATCCCAG GGGCTACTACAAGTGCAGCTCGGTGCGCGGCTGCCCGGCGAGGAAGCACGTGGAGCGGGCGCCGGACGACCCCACGATGCTGATCGTCACGTACGAGGGCGAGCACCGCCACACCCCCACCGGCGCCGCTCCCGAGCCTATCCCGGCGGCCGCCATCTGA
- the LOC135596117 gene encoding uncharacterized protein LOC135596117 translates to MAYVDRAFSISDEGITMDGAYVVHHRPPVKEIALAVGLLVLGALGVVLGIIMAANEVGGDRTHGVLFAILGSMLFIPGFYYTRIAYYAYKGYKGFSFSNIPPV, encoded by the exons ATGGCGTACGTCGACAGGGCCTTCTCGATCTCGGACGAGGGCATCACGATGGACGGCGCCTACGTCGTCCACCACCGCCCCCCCGTCAAGGAGATCGCCCTCGCCGTCGGCCTCCTCGTCCTCGGCGCCCTCGGAGTCGTTCTCGGCATCATCATGGCCGCCAACGAGGTCGGTGGCGACCGAACCCATG GAGTTTTGTTTGCGATCCTGGGGTCGATGCTGTTCATCCCGGGATTCTACTACACGCGGATTGCGTACTACGCTTACAAGGGTTACAAAGGCTTTTCCTTTTCTAACATTCCTCCTGTATGA
- the LOC135585081 gene encoding homeobox-leucine zipper protein HOX17-like isoform X1 encodes MCSSSITLHHFNHLNPTGSYAPPSSPHLTMQEEECNVSLSLAIGGVGDLPFIKNLDQTSFKEEKEEKRDGGGTRKKLRLSGEQLALLEDSFRAHSTLAPVRPETRACAEVALAAEASGSMVSEQESQVLQTKLKQTEVDCGFLRRCCERLANENRRLKRELMEMRSVVKPGPQLSIEHRKAARLRMCSSCEKMTSDEKESSLLSTINS; translated from the exons ATGTGTTCCTCATCCATCACCTTGCACCACTTCAACCATCTGAACCCAACAGGTTCATATGCACCACCGTCCTCTCCACACCTTACCATGCAGGAAGAAGAGTGCAATGTATCCCTCAGTCTTGCGATAGGAGGAGTTGGGGATTTGCCCTTCATCAAAAACCTGGATCAGACCTCGttcaaagaagagaaggaagagaagagagatggTGGCGGCACGAGGAAGAAGCTGAGGCTCTCCGGAGAACAACTGGCCTTGCTTGAAGACAGCTTCAGAGCCCACAGCACGCTTGCTCCTGTAC GACCAGAAACAAGAGCTTGCGCAGAGGTTGCACTTGCAGCCGAGGCAAGTGGAAGTATGGTTTCAGAACAGGAGAGCCAGGTGCTGCA GACCAAACTGAAGCAGACGGAGGTAGACTGCGGGTTCTTGAGGAGGTGCTGCGAGAGGCTGGCCAACGAGAACAGAAGGCTGAAGAGGGAGCTGATGGAGATGCGATCAGTAGTGAAGCCCGGTCCGCAGCTCTCCATAGAGCACCGCAAGGCAGCGCGGCTGAGGATGTGTTCCTCGTGCGAGAAGATGACGAGCGATGAGAAAGAGAGCAGTCTACTGAGCACCATCAATTCCTGA
- the LOC135585081 gene encoding homeobox-leucine zipper protein HAT1-like isoform X3 yields the protein MCSSSITLHHFNHLNPTGSYAPPSSPHLTMQEEECNVSLSLAIGGVGDLPFIKNLDQTSFKEEKEEKRDGGGTRKKLRLSGEQLALLEDSFRAHSTLAPVRPETRACAEVALAAEASGSMVSEQESQDQTEADGGRLRVLEEVLREAGQREQKAEEGADGDAISSEARSAALHRAPQGSAAEDVFLVREDDER from the exons ATGTGTTCCTCATCCATCACCTTGCACCACTTCAACCATCTGAACCCAACAGGTTCATATGCACCACCGTCCTCTCCACACCTTACCATGCAGGAAGAAGAGTGCAATGTATCCCTCAGTCTTGCGATAGGAGGAGTTGGGGATTTGCCCTTCATCAAAAACCTGGATCAGACCTCGttcaaagaagagaaggaagagaagagagatggTGGCGGCACGAGGAAGAAGCTGAGGCTCTCCGGAGAACAACTGGCCTTGCTTGAAGACAGCTTCAGAGCCCACAGCACGCTTGCTCCTGTAC GACCAGAAACAAGAGCTTGCGCAGAGGTTGCACTTGCAGCCGAGGCAAGTGGAAGTATGGTTTCAGAACAGGAGAGCCAG GACCAAACTGAAGCAGACGGAGGTAGACTGCGGGTTCTTGAGGAGGTGCTGCGAGAGGCTGGCCAACGAGAACAGAAGGCTGAAGAGGGAGCTGATGGAGATGCGATCAGTAGTGAAGCCCGGTCCGCAGCTCTCCATAGAGCACCGCAAGGCAGCGCGGCTGAGGATGTGTTCCTCGTGCGAGAAGATGACGAGCGATGA
- the LOC135585081 gene encoding homeobox-leucine zipper protein HOX17-like isoform X2, which produces MCSSSITLHHFNHLNPTGSYAPPSSPHLTMQEEECNVSLSLAIGGVGDLPFIKNLDQTSFKEEKEEKRDGGGTRKKLRLSGEQLALLEDSFRAHSTLAPDQKQELAQRLHLQPRQVEVWFQNRRARTKLKQTEVDCGFLRRCCERLANENRRLKRELMEMRSVVKPGPQLSIEHRKAARLRMCSSCEKMTSDEKESSLLSTINS; this is translated from the exons ATGTGTTCCTCATCCATCACCTTGCACCACTTCAACCATCTGAACCCAACAGGTTCATATGCACCACCGTCCTCTCCACACCTTACCATGCAGGAAGAAGAGTGCAATGTATCCCTCAGTCTTGCGATAGGAGGAGTTGGGGATTTGCCCTTCATCAAAAACCTGGATCAGACCTCGttcaaagaagagaaggaagagaagagagatggTGGCGGCACGAGGAAGAAGCTGAGGCTCTCCGGAGAACAACTGGCCTTGCTTGAAGACAGCTTCAGAGCCCACAGCACGCTTGCTCCT GACCAGAAACAAGAGCTTGCGCAGAGGTTGCACTTGCAGCCGAGGCAAGTGGAAGTATGGTTTCAGAACAGGAGAGCCAG GACCAAACTGAAGCAGACGGAGGTAGACTGCGGGTTCTTGAGGAGGTGCTGCGAGAGGCTGGCCAACGAGAACAGAAGGCTGAAGAGGGAGCTGATGGAGATGCGATCAGTAGTGAAGCCCGGTCCGCAGCTCTCCATAGAGCACCGCAAGGCAGCGCGGCTGAGGATGTGTTCCTCGTGCGAGAAGATGACGAGCGATGAGAAAGAGAGCAGTCTACTGAGCACCATCAATTCCTGA
- the LOC103969052 gene encoding cold-responsive protein kinase 1-like isoform X1: MGDLAALRYTTKLPCRPSSFPTTPTTSVQRGRDEYLICMRGREMARRLLQEFSHAHSIAQASLMSFGVIAILIVVLVVLLALCWKSRKPKPTWKTPNSTKSPAGNNSLYEQNKNHILSLLVSVFPDNFSGNLRTISYFDYRTLKKATRDFHPKNQLGGGGFGPVYKGTLDDGRIIAVKQLSVGKSQQGEREFLAEVRMLTSIQHKNLVHLIGCCSEGAERLLVYECMTNGSLNSIFSGKSETSLNWKTRFQIIIGVARGLQYLHEDSNLRIVHRDIKASNILLDDKFQPKISDFGLARFFPEDEAYLSTRFAGTLGYSAPEYALRGELSEKADIYSFGVLVLEIISCRKNTDLSLPNEMQYLPEYAWRLYERSKMTDLVDSRLLEEGALEKDVLQVCHVALLCLQPHPSLRPPMSEIVAMLTCRTPPSSAPVRPTILERKSRFGIGISPS, translated from the exons ATGGGAGACCTCGCCGCGCTGCGCTACACAACGAAGCTTCCTTGCCGGCCCTCCTCGTTCCCCACGACGCCGACCACATCAGTGCAA CGAGGAAGAGATGAATACCTCATCTGCATGAGAGGACGCGAAATGGCTCGCCGGTTATTGCAAG AGTTCTCACATGCACATTCAATTGCTCAAGCATCACTCATGTCATTTGGCGTGATTGCAATTCTTATCGTCGTTTTAGTAGTTCTGTTGGCGCTTTGCTGGAAATCCAGAAAACCAAAGCCTACATGGAAGACTCCCAATTCTACCAAAAGCCCTGCAGGTAACAATTCACTGTATGAACAAAACAAGAATCATATCTTAAGCCTTCTCGTGTCTGTATTTCCAGATAATTTCAGCGGTAATCTTCGAACCATTTCTTATTTTGACTATCGAACTCTGAAGAAAGCAACGAGAGATTTCCACCCAAAGAACCAGCTTGGAGGAGGAGGATTTGGCCCAGTCTATAAG GGAACATTAGATGATGGAAGAATAATTGCAGTGAAGCAGCTCTCGGTTGGCAAATCTCAGCAAGGGGAAAGAGAGTTTCTTGCTGAGGTAAGGATGTTAACCAGCATCCAGCACAAGAATCTTGTTCACCTGATTGGATGCTGCTCGGAAGGTGCAGAAAGGCTGCTGGTATATGAATGCATGACAAATGGAAGCTTGAACAGCATATTCTCTG GAAAGAGTGAGACATCTTTAAACTGGAAGACTAGATTCCAGATCATTATCGGGGTCGCTCGAGGATTGCAGTACCTGCATGAGGACTCAAACTTGAGGATTGTTCATAGAGATATCAAGGCCAGCAACATCCTCCTTGATGACAAATTCCAACCTAAGATCAGTGACTTTGGCCTGGCCAGGTTCTTCCCTGAAGACGAAGCATATCTCAGCACCAGATTCGCAGGAACTCT AGGCTATTCTGCACCTGAATATGCTTTGAGAGGAGAGTTGTCGGAAAAAGCTGACATATATAGCTTTGGTGTTCTGGTGCTTGAGATCATTAGCTGCAGAAAGAACACAGATCTTTCTCTTCCAAATGAGATGCAGTATCTACCGGAATAT GCATGGAGGTTATATGAGAGATCAAAGATGACAGACCTTGTGGATTCCAGGTTGTTAGAAGAAGGTGCCCTGGAAAAAGATGTGCTACAAGTCTGCCATGTTGCTTTGCTGTGCCTTCAGCCACATCCAAGCTTGAGGCCTCCAATGTCAGAAATAGTTGCCATGTTGACATGCAGGACTCCACCATCTTCAGCTCCAGTGAGACCTACAATTTTGGAGAGAAAGAGTAGATTTGGCATAGGAATTTCTCCATCTTAG
- the LOC103969052 gene encoding cold-responsive protein kinase 1-like isoform X2 translates to MGDLAALRYTTKLPCRPSSFPTTPTTSVQRGRDEYLICMRGREMARRLLQEFSHAHSIAQASLMSFGVIAILIVVLVVLLALCWKSRKPKPTWKTPNSTKSPADNFSGNLRTISYFDYRTLKKATRDFHPKNQLGGGGFGPVYKGTLDDGRIIAVKQLSVGKSQQGEREFLAEVRMLTSIQHKNLVHLIGCCSEGAERLLVYECMTNGSLNSIFSGKSETSLNWKTRFQIIIGVARGLQYLHEDSNLRIVHRDIKASNILLDDKFQPKISDFGLARFFPEDEAYLSTRFAGTLGYSAPEYALRGELSEKADIYSFGVLVLEIISCRKNTDLSLPNEMQYLPEYAWRLYERSKMTDLVDSRLLEEGALEKDVLQVCHVALLCLQPHPSLRPPMSEIVAMLTCRTPPSSAPVRPTILERKSRFGIGISPS, encoded by the exons ATGGGAGACCTCGCCGCGCTGCGCTACACAACGAAGCTTCCTTGCCGGCCCTCCTCGTTCCCCACGACGCCGACCACATCAGTGCAA CGAGGAAGAGATGAATACCTCATCTGCATGAGAGGACGCGAAATGGCTCGCCGGTTATTGCAAG AGTTCTCACATGCACATTCAATTGCTCAAGCATCACTCATGTCATTTGGCGTGATTGCAATTCTTATCGTCGTTTTAGTAGTTCTGTTGGCGCTTTGCTGGAAATCCAGAAAACCAAAGCCTACATGGAAGACTCCCAATTCTACCAAAAGCCCTGCAG ATAATTTCAGCGGTAATCTTCGAACCATTTCTTATTTTGACTATCGAACTCTGAAGAAAGCAACGAGAGATTTCCACCCAAAGAACCAGCTTGGAGGAGGAGGATTTGGCCCAGTCTATAAG GGAACATTAGATGATGGAAGAATAATTGCAGTGAAGCAGCTCTCGGTTGGCAAATCTCAGCAAGGGGAAAGAGAGTTTCTTGCTGAGGTAAGGATGTTAACCAGCATCCAGCACAAGAATCTTGTTCACCTGATTGGATGCTGCTCGGAAGGTGCAGAAAGGCTGCTGGTATATGAATGCATGACAAATGGAAGCTTGAACAGCATATTCTCTG GAAAGAGTGAGACATCTTTAAACTGGAAGACTAGATTCCAGATCATTATCGGGGTCGCTCGAGGATTGCAGTACCTGCATGAGGACTCAAACTTGAGGATTGTTCATAGAGATATCAAGGCCAGCAACATCCTCCTTGATGACAAATTCCAACCTAAGATCAGTGACTTTGGCCTGGCCAGGTTCTTCCCTGAAGACGAAGCATATCTCAGCACCAGATTCGCAGGAACTCT AGGCTATTCTGCACCTGAATATGCTTTGAGAGGAGAGTTGTCGGAAAAAGCTGACATATATAGCTTTGGTGTTCTGGTGCTTGAGATCATTAGCTGCAGAAAGAACACAGATCTTTCTCTTCCAAATGAGATGCAGTATCTACCGGAATAT GCATGGAGGTTATATGAGAGATCAAAGATGACAGACCTTGTGGATTCCAGGTTGTTAGAAGAAGGTGCCCTGGAAAAAGATGTGCTACAAGTCTGCCATGTTGCTTTGCTGTGCCTTCAGCCACATCCAAGCTTGAGGCCTCCAATGTCAGAAATAGTTGCCATGTTGACATGCAGGACTCCACCATCTTCAGCTCCAGTGAGACCTACAATTTTGGAGAGAAAGAGTAGATTTGGCATAGGAATTTCTCCATCTTAG
- the LOC103969054 gene encoding xyloglucan endotransglucosylase protein 7, translating to MHKHKCSVLKSQACSLEGMASFSSCNKTDLFLLLALLSASASAAASVVSFYRDVDITWGDGRAKVLDNGRLLTLSLDQSSGSGFQSKNRYVYGRFDVQLKLVPGNSAGTVTTFYLSSEGVMHDEIDLEFLGNLSGEPYVLHTNVFSQGKGNREQQFFLWFDPTKNFHTYSVLWNPKHIVFYVDGTPIREFKNRESMGVPYPTNQAMRIYSSLWDADDWATRGGLVKTDWSKAPFTAAFRSFDADGCLWTSGASSCSSGSSSWMLQELDATSLKKMRWVQHNYMIYDYCTDAKRFPQGLPLECSARP from the exons ATGCATAAGCACAAGTGCTCTGTTCTTAAGTCACAAGCTTGCTCGCTTGAGGGCATGGCCTCCTTTTCTTCCTGTAACAAAACTGACCTCTTTCTCTTGCTTGCATTGCTCTCTGCTTCTGCAAGTGCTGCTGCATCAGTTGTAAGTTTCTACCGGGACGTAGACATCACTTGGGGCGACGGCCGTGCCAAAGTCCTAGACAACGGGCGGCTCCTCACGCTCTCGCTTGACCAGTCCTCCGGCTCTGGTTTCCAGTCGAAGAACCGATACGTATATGGGAGGTTCGATGTGCAGCTCAAGCTCGTTCCGGGGAACTCTGCAGGAACAGTCACCACCTTCTAT CTGTCGTCGGAAGGGGTAATGCACGACGAGATCGACTTGGAGTTCCTCGGCAACCTCAGCGGAGAACCCTACGTCCTCCACACCAATGTGTTCAGCCAAGGGAAGGGGAACAGGGAGCAGCAGTTCTTCCTCTGGTTTGATCCCACCAAGAACTTCCACACCTACtccgtcttatggaatcctaaacaCATCGT CTTCTACGTGGATGGCACGCCGATCAGGGAGTTCAAGAACAGGGAGTCGATGGGCGTGCCGTACCCGACGAACCAAGCCATGAGAATCTACTCGAGCCTGTGGGACGCTGACGACTGGGCCACCCGAGGTGGGCTGGTGAAGACGGACTGGTCCAAGGCGCCATTCACTGCTGCCTTCAGGAGCTTCGACGCCGATGGCTGCCTCTGGACTTCCGGAGCTTCCTCCTGCTCCTCCGGCAGCAGCTCCTGGATGTTGCAGGAGTTGGATGCTACCAGCTTGAAGAAGATGAGGTGGGTGCAGCACAACTACATGATCTACGACTACTGCACTGACGCAAAGAGGTTCCCTCAGGGGCTGCCCCTCGAGTGCTCTGCCAGGCCATGA
- the LOC135596120 gene encoding uncharacterized protein LOC135596120, giving the protein MDASLSGAVIAKRLASCNRTARDRAVRALSSWLCRQTDDAVSDADLAKIWKGLFYCVWHADKLPVQVDLAGRLAALLESLAAPLAARYFEAFLVTIRREWGGIDFLRLDKFYLLIRKFLRHAFLLLRKNAWNPDLVARMIGILSKKSLLAIDRYPANGVNYHVTEVFLDEIEDLLPLALETLDSMLKPFILVVGKSTDKVLVNKIKVNIFDRLLDNGRKLLNVEKAGNRVDLGSEVDRLGNFALLLQFAKMFFDSASASETLQGNRKILFCLHEDFLKLENDLQKSGIHISAQRLENGSSGNMSGVVISESTEQIEVNNGVVDGGSDDKPIKKLKKLKEASDGIKKKKKKSKTGKKKKSMDSIMNRKIVEIASEVSDVVNSTSSKEDMVETQQLIDFNECMISNLQRQFENAAVEAGMANDGDQFSVLPATASAVPSLKKRKRAKSADANASESGNTANGTVGKSGEKSVKKVRFSMKSNLVWKPNNPLPPQCLRLPPSVTPKGSALKKGVPPGPIRETPPTIKKIKVKSSSMKKSKKGVKSPSSAMKRLRKLQSLSV; this is encoded by the coding sequence ATGGACGCCTCCCTCTCCGGGGCGGTCATCGCGAAGCGCCTCGCCTCCTGCAACAGAACCGCCCGCGACCGCGCCGTTCGCGCGCTCTCCTCGTGGCTCTGCCGCCAGACCGACGACGCCGTCTCCGACGCCGACCTCGCCAAGATCTGGAAGGGTCTCTTCTACTGCGTCTGGCACGCCGACAAGCTCCCCGTCCAAGTCGACCTTGCCGGCCGTCTTGCCGCTCTCCTCGAGTCCCTTGCCGCGCCCCTCGCTGCACGGTACTTTGAGGCCTTCCTCGTCACCATCCGCCGTGAGTGGGGCGGCATCGACTTTCTCCGCCTCGACAAGTTCTACCTACTCATCCGGAAGTTCCTCCGCCATGCCTTCCTCCTGTTGAGGAAGAACGCGTGGAATCCGGACCTCGTGGCCCGGATGATCGGCATCCTTTCAAAAAAATCGCTCCTTGCGATCGATAGGTACCCGGCCAATGGCGTTAACTATCACGTCACCGAGGTCTTCTTGGATGAGATTGAAGATCTCCTTCCGCTCGCTTTGGAGACTCTGGATTCGATGCTGAAGCCCTTCATTTTGGTGGTGGGGAAATCTACTGATAAGGTGCTGGTGAATAAGATCAAGGTGAATATTTTTGACCGATTGCTCGACAATGGAAGGAAGCTGTTGAATGTTGAGAAGGCTGGAAATCGGGTAGACTTGGGCAGTGAAGTCGACAGACTTGGAAATTTTGCTTTGTTGCTACAATTTGCAAAGATGTTCTTCGATTCAGCTTCAGCTTCAGAGACTCTTCAGGGAAATCGGAAAATCTTATTTTGTTTGCATGAAGATTTTCTCAAGTTGGAGAACGATTTACAAAAATCTGGAATTCATATCTCAGCCCAGCGGTTGGAAAATGGGAGCTCAGGAAATATGAGTGGTGTAGTGATTTCAGAAAGCACTGAGCAGATTGAGGTGAACAATGGAGTTGTTGATGGTGGCTCAGATGATAAGCCCATTAAGAAGCTGAAGAAATTAAAGGAAGCTTCAGATggaatcaagaagaagaagaagaagagtaagactggaaaaaagaaaaagtctATGGATTCAATTATGAACCGTAAGATTGTCGAGATCGCAAGTGAGGTTAGCGATGTTGTTAATAGTACAAGTTCGAAGGAGGATATGGTGGAGACCCAACAGTTGATTGATTTCAATGAATGCATGATCTCTAAtcttcaaagacaatttgagaatgCTGCTGTTGAAGCAGGTATGGCAAATGATGGTGATCAGTTTAGTGTGCTGCCGGCAACAGCTTCTGCTGTTCCTTCTctaaagaagaggaaaagagcgAAGAGTGCAGATGCGAACGCCAGTGAGAGTGGGAATACTGCTAATGGGACTGTTGGAAAGAGTGGTGAGAAAAGTGTTAAGAAGGTCAGATTTTCAATGAAGAGTAACCTGGTCTGGAAGCCAAATAATCCGTTGCCTCCACAGTGCTTGAGATTGCCACCATCTGTTACTCCAAAAGGTAGTGCACTTAAGAAAGGAGTTCCACCTGGACCCATCAGGGAAACCCCTCCCACGATTAAAAAGATTAAGGTGAAATCAAGCTCCATGAAGAAGAGTAAGAAGGGAGTTAAGAGTCCTTCTTCAGCCATGAAACGCCTTAGAAAGCTGCAGAGCCTTTCTGTGTAG